A window of Candidatus Poribacteria bacterium genomic DNA:
GTTGGTTGAAGAAAAGCGTAATTACAATCCTATGGGTAGAAACATGGATGTTGCACCGCAAACGGGAAACATTTTCTACAGTATTGAGGATGTCCGTCATCCGCCCGATGTGTGGGTAGCGGATGCCAACTTTCAAAATCCACGGCAACTCACTCAACTGAATCCAAACATTGAAACAGATCCGCTTGGCACTTCACAGATCGTCACTTGGCAGACACCCTCTGGCAAGAATCTCAGAGGTGCCTTGTTACTCCCACCAGATTACGTAGAGGGTAAACGTTATCCGTTAATTACGCAGGTCTATGGCGGTAAATTTCTCTCATATCAATTTAACGATTTCGGCACAGATCACCATGGAGGCAATTTTCTGCTGACGAATCAAGGTTACGCTGTCTTCCTTCCTGATACACCGATGGAAACCAACGCGCCTGTCCAAGAATTGGCAGAGATGGTGCTCTCTGGTATAGATACGCTAATTGACATCGGAATTGCCGATCCCAACCGTTTAGGAATAATGGGACATAGTTATGGAGGTTACTGCGTCAACGCCCTAATTACACAAACACCGCGGTTTGCCGCAGCTGTCAGTAGTGCCGGATGTGGGAATTTAATTAGTTCCTACGGACATTTGACAGAAGACGGAGATAGCATGTGGATTCATTGGACAGAAAGTGGACAAGCCAAAATGGGAGGATCGCTTTGGGAATTCCGGGACCGATATATTGAAAACTCACCGATCTTTTTCCTTGATAAGGTGGAAACACCGCTGTTGTTGGTTGTTGGTGCTTTAGATGTTCCTGCTGTCCCACAGTCAGGGGAAATGTTTTCGGGTTTGCGTAGACTTGGGAAAAAAGCCGTTTTAGCGCGATATGAGGGCGAAGGACATTCACAAGCTACATCATGGCGTTACCCAAATATATTTGACTATTGGCAGCGCGTGCTTTCTTGGTTTGATGAGCATTTCCCAGAAGATGATATTCTAACCTAAGTTGCCACCATTGTAGCACCAGCTGTACGAAGTTGAATATAGTAAAGCCCCAAAATACGTAGACACTCTGAAAAACACAAAATACCACCCCTTCGCTGGCGAGGTTTGGAACCTCGCCTTTTCCTTATAAACATAAGCAAAAAAGTGCAACTTTTCTCCACCCCATTTGTAGTACCTATCACAAGCCTCTTGTCAGGTTTTCGTGCCCTGATTCAATCAAGGTTTGTCTTGCTATTTACTTAGCAGACCTCATTAAGTTTTTCCACTATCCCTTTCAATCTTAAGGGACTCTACATAGGTAAATCCACAGAAATAGGAGAAAACAAATTGAATAGAAATTCCACAACAATACAAAAAGGAACAATTGATAAACACATGAAAACAAATTTGTTAATGATCATAGTCTTGACACTCACTATAGGCTCTCAATTAACGGCTGTTTCAAATGACCCAACAGTAAAAAAAGACCTAACCGCAGTAAAAACAGATCACCCCCCCACCATTGATGGCGTTCTCGACGATACCTGCTGGCAAGACGCACCACAAGCCACTGGGTTTACAGACGAACGCACCGAAAAACCGGCGAAGAACCAATCCATCGCTCGGCTCGTTTATACAGACAAAGCCATCTACCTCGGCGTTTATCTCTATGACGATATGCCCGATAAAATTGTGGCACGCCAAACCAAAGACCAAACCCGATTTCAAGGTGAAGACTGGATGTCCTTCAGCCTTGATCCGTTCCACACGCACCAATTTTCCGATAGAAACTTCTTTATGGCGAACGCGCTCGGCACGAAATTCGCGCATCTCGCCACCGGACGCGCCGAAAAAAGCGAATGGATCGGGTTATGGAAGGCTGCCGCACAGATTGTAGACGACGGTTGGATTGTAGAGATGGAAATCCCGTGGCAGATGCTGGATTACCCTAATACAACAGAACCTGTCCGGATGGGCATCAACATTGATAGGGGGCAGCAGCGGACAGGAGAAAAATCGTGGTGGTGTAATTTAGGCGTTAATGAATTTAGAGAGAACGATGGCCAATGGGTTGATGTTCTGCCGCCGCCTCGGCAGCGCGAGTTGAAACTGCTGCCGTATCTCGTTGGTGGATACAGCGACAAGGAAACAACAAACAAGGCGTATACTGCCCGCGCGGGGGCGGACCTCCGTTATGAGGTTACACCGCAGTTACGGCTCATCGGCACAGCCAATCCCGATTTTGACAACATTGAACAAGCCGTAGAAGGTATAGATTTCTCCTACGGTGAACGCTACGTACCCGACCGCCGTCCCTTCTTCTCCGAAGGTGGTAATGTCTACAACGTTGGGCAGCTTTTCTATTCGCGGCGGATAGAGGATATGGACAGCGGGCTTAAACTCTTTGGGAAACTGGGGAAAAATACCTCAGTTGGCACCTTAGGTACGTACCATAAAAACAACCAAAACTTTATCCTTAGTGCCTCCCAATCCCTTACTGCGACATCTCAAGTCAGTGCTGTGTTCTTATCACACCACAAACAAGGTAATCCGGCGAACAACGTCGGCTCTGTATCAGGTAGTGCGCGACGCGGAAGATTTGCAGTATTCAGTGATCTCACGCAAAGTTGGGCGGATGAATCAGATGGAAGAACAGGAACTGTTGGTTTGGTTTACAAAAGTCACCTCATTGAAGCGGTTTCAAGAGTTTTCTTTACAGATCCAGATTTTGTGAACAATCTCGGTTACCATCCGTTCAAAGGCTACCGCGGTGTCAACCTCACTACTATGTTCAAAAACGAGTGGCGCGAAGGGATTGTCCGCCGTCTCACTCTCTTTACCCATACTGACGCTTCTAACACATACCAAGGTGAGGTTTTCAGTCGTGACATCAGGCTTGGTGCACAACTCTTGACACACAGTGACTATTCAGTTTCTGCTTTCTGGAACGGTGGTCAATTTAAAGAATTCTCAGACTCATTGTTCAGCATCAGTTTAGGAGTTCGTGCCACGGATCGCTTTAACAACTTCAGTGTCAGCTATGACTGGGGTGAACAGGCAGGTGAGCAGTTTTATAGCATTAGTGGAAATCTGAATCTGCGTGCTTACGGCTTCACCGCTGGCTTGACCTCCCAAGTCCAGTGGCATTTCAAGCGTCGTTACCAACAGATTTTAACGCTCACGTATGACTTCAGTCCTGCGTTAAGCCTCGGCAGTCGTTTGATCTGGCAAGCAGAAGGCATTAATACCTACTTCGCGCTGCGCCGCTCAGGTTACGCTGGCACCGATTTTTTCATCATCCTCGGCGATCCAAATGCCCAGGAATTCAAACAGCGTTTAGTTGCTAAGGTGATTCGGGCATTTTAGATTTTCTCCGATATGTATGTTGCGTATAAACGGTTCAATTGTATTCTCCTGAATCTTATGGTATAATGCATCCGGTTGCTTAACGAGGACACCTGCTTCTAAAACCTTTGAGTCCTTTTAACAACTGTTATACCTAAGCATTCAGGAGAATTTTTTATGCGAAATCTGTGGGGACCATACAAACTTACGTTGGTTCTACTTTTATGTGTTTCCCTCTACGCAGCAGCACAAGAAACTAAAGTCGAAAAGGATACAGAAATGGAAAAAAACAGAATCCAGATTTATAAAGAAAACCCGCGTTACTGGCAGTATAAAGGCAAGCCAATTCTGCTCATCGGCGGTTCCGTCGAAGACAATCTATTTCAGATACCAAATCTTAAAGAACACCTTGAATTGCTGAAGTCGGTCGGTGGCAACTATGTACGCTCCACAATGAGTTGGGTCGATGAAGGCGATGTGCCACCCTTTAAAAAAGTCGGCAATCAATACGACTTAAATCAGTGGAACGACGAATTTTGGAACCGTTTTCAGAACTTCATAACGTGGACGCACGAGATGGATATTATCGTCCAGATTGAGGTGTGGGCAACCTTCAACTATTACCGCGAACCGTGGGCTGCGAATCCTTTCAACCCAAAAAATAACAGCAATTACACCGCAGAAGAGACAGAGTTACCGACTGCTGTTAACAGCCATCCCCTTGCAACGGGCAACAATTTTTTCTGGTCTGTACCGAAAGAGCATAACCAACAGATCGTCTTGAAATATCAGCAAAAATTTGTGGATAAACTCCTTTCCGAAACGCTTCCGTATGGCCATATACTCTACTGTATGGACAACGAAACCGCCGTCACAGCTGCATGGGGTGAATACTGGGCAACCTATATTCAGCAGAAAGCAGCAGAGTCTGGACGCGTTGTTGAAACAACGGAGATGTGGGACCCGTGGGATCTATCCGATGAGAAGCATAAAGCGACGTTTGACCATCCTGAAACCTATTCCTTCTGCGATATATCACAAAATAACCACCAGAAACGGCAGCGGCATTGGGATAACGCCCAGAAAATTCGGACACAACTTTCGCCGATCCGTCCCATCAATAATATTAAGATTTACGGTGCTGATGGCGGACGATTCGGCAGTACGCAAGATGGATTGGAACGATTTTGGCGAAATATATTTGGTGGATTTGCATCAGCACGGTTCCACCGTCCGGACAGCGGCGTTGGTTTGAACGAAACCGCACAAGCACATATTAAAAGCATGCGAACCATCACAGACGAAATGGACATTTTTACGTGCGAACCCCACAATGAACTACTTTCCAATAGAGCAGATAACGAAGCGTATGCTTTCGCAAATCTCGGACAAGAATATGCTGTCTACTTTCCAAATGGTGGTTCGGTCAATATCAACCTCAGTACAGATACCAAAAAACTAACAGTCAGATGGCTAAATATCACTAAAAGTCAGTGGACACAAGAAGAGGAGATTTCCTTCAACGATAGTATCACATTATCTGCACCAACCGAAGATCACTGGGCAGTTTTGATTCAAACTAAATAATCTCAGCAGTATTAAGAAACAAATTTTAGGTTTTCAGGAAGGTTGGAAAACAGGAAGACTGGAAGAAACGCTGTATCTGCCACCTGCCAACTTCTATACTTCCAATCTTCCAACTCAATTGAAATTTGCTCCGCAAGCCCCTAATTTAGAAAATATTCCTTTTTTTTGCATTCTCCATAATCTTGTGATATAATATATACCGTTGCTAACGAGGAAATATGTTCCCAAAATCATTTTCACGTTATGGAAGTAACCGTCATGTTCAAACATCGGCTAAATCAGCTCAAAAATGAAAATGTTGGGATGTTTGACCTCGCTTCTATCGGGATAACGCTTGCCCTTGCGATCTGTATCGGTTATTTCGGGGGTAAGTGGATCGGTGGAAAATTAGGCAACACAGCAGTTGGAGCATACATCGGTTTCGGAATGGGAGTTGCCGCCGGATTCATGGAAATGTTTCGTTCGGTAGCACGCTGGAACCGACGGCTTGAAAGTATAGAAAAACAGCGTCGTGGCGATTCACACCAAGTACAGAACACCGAAAAAGAATAACGTCTGAAAGTATCAGGGATCTGGAGATTTCGGCATCTATAATTCGCCGTTATTTTGACAAAGGAGTCCCTTACGATGGGTCCCGTTTTGGAATTTGGCGACCGATTCATCCGCCACGTTTATGTCTTAACAATCTGCCTCACCATCGTTGTTGCCGTAGTATTGTTAGGATTCAAACGCCCCGCACTCCCAAGTTTTCTGATTGGAAGTGCTATCGGACTCATGCTATTCTGGTCTATCGAATTCATGGTTCGGCGACTTATCCGGCCCGGGAAAACTCAAAAAACAAAATACTTATTCGGAGTCATTACCCTCGGCAAATACGCAGTCCTCGGCGTGTGTCTCTATTTTCTATTTAATAAGTTAGAGTGGATGAATGTCTATGCCTTCGCCGGGGGGATCGCTTTAGTACAAGGTGCCATCATTATCAAAGCGATCGGCTTGATGATGACTATCCTTTCAAACAAGGATCCTAATCAGTCTTGAGACGAAACTTGCACGTTGAACTCAAGTTGGGAAATGTTCGTATTATTCGCACATTCATTTAAGAAACACTAAAACACAAGATGAAAAAAATATCGTTTATCTGCTTGGTTGTGGGACTCAGTTTGGCAATAGTAGTTGGAAGTTTCGCAGCCGAGAATGGTCACCGTAGTTTGCTCTCTCCGATTTCACAGCTTTTACCGGATGAAATAATCCCGGAACCGGCTCGGTGGCATCAGCCCGATCTAATCCCCAACACATACTTTGCTGTTCTCGTCTTAGTGCTATTTTTTATTTTCGCCACCCGGAAGTTGAAGCGGGTCCCTGAAGGGAAAGGACAAACCCTGTTAGAGGTGTTTGTCGGCAGTATTACGGACTTCTTTGGCGGTATTTTGGGTGACCACGGCAAAAAGTATGTGCCATTCGTTGGCTCCTACTTCATCTTCATTCTCTTCCTAAACTATCTCGGGGTCATTCCGGGTCTTCAACCGCCAACAGCAGATTTGAATACAACGCTTGCCCTCGGTATAACAGCTGTGTTAGGCGTTCAAATTATCGCTATTAAAGAGAATGGAGTCGTCGGCTATCTCAAGCATCTTGCAGGCAATCCACCGTGGTTAGGTGTCTTGATGTTCCCACTTGAGGTGATCGCGCAACTCTCACGCGCGGGTTCGCTCGCCATCCGGCTTTTCGGAAACATTTTTGGCGAAAAATCGGTTGTTATTGAATTGACAAAACTCGGAGTGGGCATACTGATTCTTGATGCTATTCCGTTCGTACCAGTTCAAGTCCCGATGCTGTTCTTTGGGCTGTTTGCTGGCTTTCTGCAAGCGTTCGTTTTCACTATCTTAACATCCATCTATATAGTGATGTTTATTGAACATGATGAGGCACATGAAGCACATCATTAATCCCACTCAATCGGAAGAAGGTCTGGCATTTACGCTAACCCTCCGAGTCTCTAAATACATGTAAGCGCGACCTCCAAGTTGCGACTTCTTAAAAAAATAACAATAGGAGAACTTTCATGACTTATTTAGCAGTGTTGGCATTTGGTGTAACATTAGGTTTGCCAATCGCCGTCATCTTCGCCTCAAGGGCACAAGGGAGTGCTACAAGCACCGCTCTTGAGGGAATCGCGCGTCAACCCGATGCCGCGCCGCGTATCCAAACCGCAATGATTATCGGTTTGGCTCTCATCGAATCACTCGTTATCTACGCTTTGTTGATGTTCTTTATTTTGCAGCTCAACAACCTCCCAGACAAAACTATGCTATTAGATTTGATCCGCGCTTCAGCGGAACAGATGGGTGGGAATGGGAATTAGTAACATCAGTAGCAAAATCAATAACTTCAAACCTCCACAACGTTGGGGCACCCCGCAGACTGTCCCAACTTGCTGGAGCCCTTTACAGTAAAACATAGGAAATTTATGCGAGAAAAGATATATGGATTTTGCTTCATTTTTATGTGGGCGTGCGTCACAAGCGCATTTGGTGCCGAGGCACCTGCCGGCGAAGGAGACTTACTATCAGGACTTGGGATCGACCCCAAGACGATTATCATCCAAGTCATCGGTTTTCTGATTGTGCTCGCCGTACTTTGGAAGTTTGTCTTCGGCAAGGTAGGTGGGCTTTTAGAGGAACGCAGATCTGAAATCACCACGCAAATAGAACAATTGCGGACCGATCGCGAAGAGTTGGACAGGCTCACCGCAGAGACGCGCCAACGCCTCGCCGATATTGAAACCGAAGCACAAACCAAGATTCAAGCAGCTATTGAACAGGGAAACGTCGAGCGTCAAGACATTCTCACACAGGCACGACAAGAGGCTGAGGATGAAGTCGCCAGAGCCAGAGCAGAAATTCAGCGTGAGAAAGATGAAGCCATCTCCGAACTCCGCGGTGTTGTTGCTGAACTCGCGATTGACGCTGCCAGCAAAATCATAAGCGAAGAACTCAACGCAGAGAGACATCAGCAGATTATTGAGGCATCCATTAGCAGGTTGCCAACGGATCTTTAAACAACTGAATCTGGTCATTCTTCACTTTGTTTCATCGAAGAAACGCCCAAGCAAACCCCTTCCCCGTAACGGTCAGGGACCCTGGTTTTCGGTTAAGTGCAACTGCCTGGCTTTTTGATCGTTGAAATACTGCTTGCGCCTTACAGACATTGCTTCGCAGTGAGACCACTACGAGGTTTAACCCTCGGTGAAATTGACCAAAAACCATCACAAA
This region includes:
- a CDS encoding DUF5916 domain-containing protein gives rise to the protein MKTNLLMIIVLTLTIGSQLTAVSNDPTVKKDLTAVKTDHPPTIDGVLDDTCWQDAPQATGFTDERTEKPAKNQSIARLVYTDKAIYLGVYLYDDMPDKIVARQTKDQTRFQGEDWMSFSLDPFHTHQFSDRNFFMANALGTKFAHLATGRAEKSEWIGLWKAAAQIVDDGWIVEMEIPWQMLDYPNTTEPVRMGINIDRGQQRTGEKSWWCNLGVNEFRENDGQWVDVLPPPRQRELKLLPYLVGGYSDKETTNKAYTARAGADLRYEVTPQLRLIGTANPDFDNIEQAVEGIDFSYGERYVPDRRPFFSEGGNVYNVGQLFYSRRIEDMDSGLKLFGKLGKNTSVGTLGTYHKNNQNFILSASQSLTATSQVSAVFLSHHKQGNPANNVGSVSGSARRGRFAVFSDLTQSWADESDGRTGTVGLVYKSHLIEAVSRVFFTDPDFVNNLGYHPFKGYRGVNLTTMFKNEWREGIVRRLTLFTHTDASNTYQGEVFSRDIRLGAQLLTHSDYSVSAFWNGGQFKEFSDSLFSISLGVRATDRFNNFSVSYDWGEQAGEQFYSISGNLNLRAYGFTAGLTSQVQWHFKRRYQQILTLTYDFSPALSLGSRLIWQAEGINTYFALRRSGYAGTDFFIILGDPNAQEFKQRLVAKVIRAF
- a CDS encoding AtpZ/AtpI family protein — protein: MFKHRLNQLKNENVGMFDLASIGITLALAICIGYFGGKWIGGKLGNTAVGAYIGFGMGVAAGFMEMFRSVARWNRRLESIEKQRRGDSHQVQNTEKE
- a CDS encoding ATP synthase subunit I; protein product: MGPVLEFGDRFIRHVYVLTICLTIVVAVVLLGFKRPALPSFLIGSAIGLMLFWSIEFMVRRLIRPGKTQKTKYLFGVITLGKYAVLGVCLYFLFNKLEWMNVYAFAGGIALVQGAIIIKAIGLMMTILSNKDPNQS
- the atpB gene encoding F0F1 ATP synthase subunit A; translation: MKKISFICLVVGLSLAIVVGSFAAENGHRSLLSPISQLLPDEIIPEPARWHQPDLIPNTYFAVLVLVLFFIFATRKLKRVPEGKGQTLLEVFVGSITDFFGGILGDHGKKYVPFVGSYFIFILFLNYLGVIPGLQPPTADLNTTLALGITAVLGVQIIAIKENGVVGYLKHLAGNPPWLGVLMFPLEVIAQLSRAGSLAIRLFGNIFGEKSVVIELTKLGVGILILDAIPFVPVQVPMLFFGLFAGFLQAFVFTILTSIYIVMFIEHDEAHEAHH
- the atpE gene encoding ATP synthase F0 subunit C; translation: MTYLAVLAFGVTLGLPIAVIFASRAQGSATSTALEGIARQPDAAPRIQTAMIIGLALIESLVIYALLMFFILQLNNLPDKTMLLDLIRASAEQMGGNGN
- the atpF gene encoding F0F1 ATP synthase subunit B, with the protein product MREKIYGFCFIFMWACVTSAFGAEAPAGEGDLLSGLGIDPKTIIIQVIGFLIVLAVLWKFVFGKVGGLLEERRSEITTQIEQLRTDREELDRLTAETRQRLADIETEAQTKIQAAIEQGNVERQDILTQARQEAEDEVARARAEIQREKDEAISELRGVVAELAIDAASKIISEELNAERHQQIIEASISRLPTDL